A stretch of Acidobacteriota bacterium DNA encodes these proteins:
- a CDS encoding UvrD-helicase domain-containing protein, whose product MTRNDRPVPDATDRARAVDPSRNVVLEASAGTGKTSVLVERYLNLLRAGVSPLNVLAITFTRKAAAEMRERIISSLRLDADRSASGRRLWLDLRDRTADIAISTIDAFCLALVGEFPLEAGLQPGFRVADDTEVVRLVDQSIDRALAIGRGLASSDEAVALTLVHLSSARLRRGLAHLLDRRLVARPALARFTSGPAGGRRPARRATGSAGSAAVAVERFGEEIVQVFSAPPGGLDGILHDGPVHDPAFALLASELGRLARGERSRPADLRLAADLLAGQFLTARRTPRARPPQAAASWPDPAARRRYARAFAALSPRVHPALVTFDRALQAVLGRGVGRLFAVALDAYERALADHDVVDFSEALQRAVDLLGQMDEFAQSRYRLESRYHHVLVDEFQDTSRLQWQLVSRLVQSWGEGFGLVHDAPLLPSIFVVGDRKQSIYRFRDADVAVLDEAASAIVGLRADETDSVRRYISTSFRSVPPLLEFVNALFALVATGSTRPDGFRFDERDRFPRVTLDDAETDGTEPVIGLVAGRTDEVVATRIADEVARLVDGATVRDRETGVGRAARPGDVAVLFRSRHGLEAIESAMALRGLPTYVYKGLGFFETDEVKDVAALMRYLSAPASPARAAAFLRSRFVRLSDRGLLLLRDDLPGALSAPSEPPALTELDEEDRRGLVRARAALAAWLPLVDLRPPADLLDHVLGESAYAFELRGRRLPQARENLKKLRALVRRIQNRGYATLGRIASHVDRLSVGDDSNATVDAVDAVNLMTVHAAKGLEFPIVFVVNLARGAGGRPAPVRIVDTDAGVDLVVGPADDAWSAEERARDAEENKRLLYVALTRARDRLYLSTTLGADGRFRARPTGLGAVLPSSLAPAFEAAGAEEGPPRVVWAPDDATRFELLACRGGASRPAGVAPAPSLPALRRLVALDEAPRWRRLSAIDAALTRSGVTPGRRLAGADSVEALAGRLLHRLFAAGRADPSLAAPGVDDVSRLLTEEDRGSLSIETAIDAALDAFHRLRARVDLAGLLAGEVAYEVPFSLRLSAAALSEAGAVDPERRGLSAPAVGRGVPRGRDEGAHGVGEDAGVIVRGAIDCLVCRPDGRWVVVEFKTGRPTAWHDAQLAIYVEAARALTGAEEVEGRLVYA is encoded by the coding sequence ATGACCCGGAATGACCGGCCCGTGCCCGACGCCACGGACCGCGCGCGGGCCGTCGACCCGTCGCGGAACGTGGTGCTCGAGGCGTCGGCGGGCACCGGCAAGACCTCGGTGCTCGTCGAGCGGTACCTGAACCTCCTGCGCGCCGGCGTGTCCCCACTGAACGTGCTCGCGATCACGTTCACGCGGAAGGCCGCGGCCGAGATGCGCGAGCGCATCATCTCGTCGCTGCGGCTCGATGCCGATCGGTCGGCGTCCGGACGGCGGCTGTGGCTCGACCTGCGCGACCGTACCGCCGACATCGCCATCTCCACCATCGACGCGTTCTGCCTCGCGCTCGTTGGCGAATTCCCGCTCGAGGCCGGCCTGCAGCCGGGATTCCGGGTCGCCGACGACACCGAGGTGGTCCGCCTCGTCGACCAGTCGATCGATCGGGCGCTGGCCATCGGGCGTGGGCTCGCCTCGAGTGACGAGGCGGTGGCGCTGACGCTCGTCCACCTGTCGTCGGCGCGCCTGCGCCGGGGCCTCGCCCACCTGCTCGACCGGCGCCTCGTGGCGCGCCCGGCCCTGGCCCGCTTCACGTCTGGACCGGCCGGGGGGCGTCGGCCGGCCCGGCGCGCGACCGGCAGCGCCGGTTCGGCGGCGGTCGCCGTCGAGCGGTTCGGCGAGGAGATCGTCCAGGTGTTCTCGGCACCGCCCGGCGGGCTCGACGGGATCCTGCACGACGGTCCGGTGCACGACCCCGCGTTCGCCCTGCTGGCGAGCGAGCTCGGTCGCCTCGCCCGCGGTGAGCGCTCGCGTCCCGCCGACCTCCGCCTGGCCGCCGACCTGCTCGCCGGGCAGTTCCTGACGGCCAGGCGCACCCCGCGCGCGAGGCCTCCCCAGGCGGCGGCCTCCTGGCCCGATCCGGCCGCGCGGCGGCGGTACGCCCGCGCCTTCGCGGCGCTCTCTCCTCGCGTGCACCCGGCGCTCGTGACCTTCGACCGCGCGTTGCAGGCCGTGCTCGGTCGCGGCGTCGGGCGGTTGTTCGCCGTGGCGCTCGACGCCTACGAGCGCGCGCTCGCCGACCACGATGTCGTCGACTTCTCGGAAGCGCTGCAGCGGGCCGTCGACCTGCTCGGGCAGATGGACGAGTTCGCTCAGAGCCGCTACCGGCTCGAGTCGCGGTACCACCACGTGCTCGTCGACGAGTTCCAGGACACGAGCCGACTGCAGTGGCAGCTCGTGTCGCGCCTCGTGCAATCGTGGGGGGAGGGCTTCGGCCTCGTGCACGATGCCCCCCTGCTCCCCTCGATCTTCGTCGTCGGCGATCGCAAGCAGTCGATCTACCGTTTCCGCGACGCCGACGTCGCCGTCCTCGACGAGGCGGCCAGCGCCATCGTCGGGTTGCGCGCCGACGAGACCGACTCGGTGCGCCGGTACATCTCTACGAGCTTTCGGAGCGTGCCGCCGCTGCTGGAATTCGTCAATGCGCTGTTCGCGCTCGTCGCGACCGGCTCCACGCGACCCGATGGGTTCCGGTTCGACGAGCGCGACCGCTTCCCGCGCGTCACGCTCGATGACGCCGAGACCGATGGCACCGAACCCGTGATCGGCCTCGTGGCCGGGCGCACCGACGAGGTCGTCGCCACCCGCATCGCCGACGAGGTCGCGCGCCTCGTCGACGGAGCTACCGTGCGCGACCGCGAGACGGGCGTCGGCCGCGCCGCCAGGCCAGGCGACGTCGCGGTGCTCTTTCGGTCGCGTCACGGGCTCGAGGCGATCGAGTCGGCGATGGCCCTGCGCGGCCTCCCGACCTACGTCTACAAGGGGCTCGGCTTCTTCGAGACCGACGAGGTGAAGGACGTGGCCGCGCTGATGCGGTACCTGTCGGCTCCGGCCTCGCCGGCGCGCGCCGCGGCCTTCCTCCGCTCGCGGTTCGTCCGCCTGTCGGATCGCGGGCTCCTCCTGCTCCGCGACGACCTCCCGGGCGCACTCTCCGCGCCGAGCGAGCCGCCCGCCCTGACCGAACTCGACGAGGAGGATCGCAGGGGGCTCGTCCGGGCGCGTGCCGCCCTGGCGGCGTGGCTGCCGCTCGTCGATCTCCGGCCACCGGCCGACCTGCTCGACCACGTGCTCGGCGAATCGGCCTATGCGTTCGAGCTGCGGGGAAGGCGCCTGCCGCAGGCCCGAGAGAACCTCAAGAAGCTGCGGGCGCTCGTCCGGCGGATCCAGAACCGGGGCTACGCGACGCTTGGGCGGATCGCGAGTCACGTCGATCGCCTGTCGGTGGGCGACGACTCGAACGCGACGGTGGACGCCGTCGACGCCGTCAACCTCATGACGGTGCACGCGGCGAAGGGGCTCGAGTTCCCCATCGTCTTCGTGGTGAACCTCGCGCGGGGCGCCGGCGGCCGGCCGGCGCCCGTTCGGATCGTCGATACCGACGCCGGCGTCGACCTCGTCGTCGGACCTGCCGACGATGCGTGGTCGGCCGAGGAGCGGGCGCGCGACGCCGAGGAGAACAAGCGACTGCTCTACGTCGCCCTCACCCGCGCGCGTGACCGGCTGTACCTGTCCACGACACTCGGGGCCGATGGCCGTTTCCGCGCGCGGCCGACCGGGCTTGGCGCGGTCCTGCCATCGAGCCTGGCACCGGCGTTCGAGGCGGCGGGAGCTGAAGAGGGGCCGCCGCGCGTCGTGTGGGCGCCCGACGACGCCACTCGCTTCGAACTGCTGGCGTGTCGTGGGGGAGCCTCGCGCCCGGCGGGCGTCGCACCGGCCCCGTCGTTGCCGGCGCTTCGGCGGCTCGTCGCGCTCGACGAGGCACCGCGCTGGAGACGCCTGTCGGCGATCGACGCCGCGCTCACGCGGAGCGGGGTGACGCCGGGGCGCCGGCTGGCAGGCGCCGATTCGGTCGAGGCCCTCGCGGGGCGGCTGCTCCACCGGTTGTTCGCGGCCGGCCGCGCCGACCCCTCTCTGGCCGCCCCGGGCGTCGACGACGTCTCCCGGCTCCTCACCGAAGAGGATCGCGGGTCTCTGTCGATCGAGACCGCCATCGACGCCGCGCTGGACGCGTTCCACCGGCTGCGGGCACGAGTCGACCTCGCCGGGTTGCTCGCGGGCGAGGTGGCCTACGAGGTGCCGTTCTCGCTGCGGCTATCCGCTGCCGCCCTTTCCGAGGCCGGTGCCGTCGACCCCGAGAGGCGCGGTCTGTCGGCGCCGGCCGTCGGTCGCGGCGTGCCACGCGGCCGGGACGAGGGCGCGCACGGGGTGGGCGAGGACGCCGGCGTGATCGTTCGCGGGGCGATCGACTGTCTCGTGTGCCGGCCGGACGGGCGTTGGGTCGTCGTCGAGTTCAAGACCGGGAGGCCGACTGCCTGGCACGACGCGCAGCTGGCGATCTACGTCGAGGCCGCACGGGCGCTGACCGGGGCCGAAGAGGTCGAGGGCCGGCTCGTGTACGCGTGA
- a CDS encoding DUF4870 domain-containing protein: MSTINQEEKSTTGLDANLAALVCYVLGFVTGIVMLVIEKDSKFVRFHAMQSVMTFLGLFAINIVLGFIPILGWLISLLLLPVTVILWLVLMFKAYQGEKFKLPIVGDMAEQQVR; encoded by the coding sequence ATGTCCACGATCAACCAGGAAGAGAAGTCGACGACCGGCCTCGATGCCAACCTGGCCGCGCTGGTCTGCTACGTGCTCGGTTTCGTCACCGGCATCGTGATGCTCGTCATCGAGAAGGACAGCAAGTTCGTGCGCTTCCACGCGATGCAGTCGGTGATGACGTTCCTGGGGCTCTTCGCCATCAACATCGTCCTCGGCTTCATCCCGATCCTGGGCTGGCTCATCAGCCTGCTGCTGCTGCCGGTGACGGTGATCCTGTGGCTCGTGCTGATGTTCAAGGCCTACCAGGGCGAGAAGTTCAAGCTGCCGATCGTGGGCGACATGGCCGAGCAGCAGGTGCGGTGA
- a CDS encoding P-loop NTPase → MATQLTESAVLDALRAVKDPDLHRDIVSLGFVKHVSIDGGRVGFTIELTTPACPVKDLMRDQAHAAVSQLAGVTAVDIEMTASVRSATNPMAGRASVPGVKNIIAVGAGKGGVGKTTVAVNLALALAQTGSRVGLIDADIYGPNVPIMLGLQAQLTTDGEKIVPAEAYGLQVVSMGFLTGDDAPVIWRGPMLHGVIQQFFRDVRWGELDYLVVDMPPGTGDVALSLSQTVPVSGAIVVTTPQTVSVADTRRAIRMYEKLNVPTLGVVENMSHFVCPSCGHESDVFGKGGGERFAADAGVPFLGRIPLYEPIRIGSDTGVPIVVAEPESVPGRAFVSAAAQAAAQISIASYSHPIPLQPVQ, encoded by the coding sequence ATGGCGACCCAGCTCACGGAATCTGCCGTCCTCGACGCCCTGCGGGCCGTCAAGGACCCCGACCTCCACCGCGACATCGTCTCGCTCGGCTTCGTCAAGCACGTCTCGATCGACGGCGGCCGGGTCGGGTTCACCATCGAGTTGACGACGCCGGCGTGCCCGGTGAAGGACCTGATGCGCGATCAGGCGCACGCCGCCGTGTCGCAGCTCGCGGGCGTCACCGCGGTCGACATCGAGATGACGGCGAGCGTGCGGTCGGCGACCAACCCGATGGCGGGCCGTGCCAGCGTGCCGGGCGTGAAGAACATCATCGCGGTGGGTGCCGGCAAGGGTGGCGTGGGCAAGACGACCGTGGCGGTGAACCTCGCGCTGGCGCTCGCGCAGACGGGCAGCCGCGTCGGGCTGATCGACGCCGACATCTACGGGCCGAACGTGCCGATCATGCTGGGCCTCCAGGCGCAGTTGACCACCGACGGCGAGAAGATCGTGCCGGCGGAGGCGTACGGCCTCCAGGTCGTGTCGATGGGCTTCCTGACCGGCGATGACGCGCCCGTGATCTGGCGCGGGCCGATGCTGCACGGCGTCATCCAGCAGTTCTTCCGCGACGTGCGCTGGGGTGAGCTCGACTACCTGGTGGTCGACATGCCGCCGGGCACCGGCGACGTCGCGCTCAGCCTGAGCCAGACGGTGCCCGTCTCGGGGGCGATCGTCGTGACGACGCCGCAGACCGTGTCGGTCGCCGACACGCGCCGGGCCATCCGGATGTACGAGAAGCTCAACGTGCCGACGCTCGGCGTGGTCGAGAACATGAGCCACTTCGTGTGCCCGAGTTGCGGCCACGAGAGCGACGTCTTCGGCAAGGGCGGTGGCGAGCGTTTCGCGGCGGATGCCGGCGTCCCGTTCCTCGGGCGCATTCCGCTCTACGAACCGATCCGGATCGGCAGCGACACGGGCGTGCCGATTGTCGTCGCCGAGCCCGAGTCGGTGCCGGGTCGGGCGTTCGTCTCGGCGGCGGCGCAAGCGGCGGCCCAGATCTCGATAGCCAGTTACAGCCATCCGATCCCGCTGCAGCCCGTGCAGTAG
- a CDS encoding DUF3347 domain-containing protein, whose protein sequence is MMKSLLVSLSFVMAAVAVSASPDVSAMVDPYLRIQTALAADSMKDVQTDAGAVAAAAGRLGAEAAPIRTAASALQQATAIGQARAAFFTLSEALIAWAEKTKTPMGGVKKAYCPMEKKHWVQSGDRIANPYAGKKMLRCGEFQGSY, encoded by the coding sequence ATGATGAAGAGCCTCCTCGTGTCGTTGTCGTTCGTGATGGCGGCGGTCGCCGTGTCGGCGTCGCCGGACGTCTCGGCCATGGTCGATCCGTATCTGCGGATCCAGACGGCGCTCGCGGCCGACTCGATGAAGGACGTGCAGACCGACGCGGGCGCGGTGGCGGCCGCCGCGGGGCGGCTCGGCGCCGAGGCCGCGCCGATCCGGACCGCCGCCTCGGCGTTGCAGCAGGCGACGGCGATCGGCCAGGCGCGCGCCGCGTTCTTCACGCTGAGCGAGGCCCTCATCGCCTGGGCCGAGAAGACGAAGACGCCGATGGGCGGCGTGAAGAAGGCGTATTGTCCGATGGAGAAGAAGCACTGGGTCCAGTCGGGCGACCGCATCGCCAACCCGTACGCGGGCAAGAAGATGCTCCGCTGCGGCGAGTTCCAGGGCAGCTACTGA
- a CDS encoding insulinase family protein, with protein sequence MQIPYTKRTLSNGLDVIVHEDRDLPIVAVNLWYHVGSKNEQRGRTGFAHLFEHLMFEGSAHHDKGYFPPLQEAGASLNGSTNADRTNYWEVVPTGALDLALWMESDRMGFLLPALTREKFENQRDVVLNERRQNYENRPYGLAMMAIASALYPESHPYSWSTIGSPDDLVAARLDEVHDFFSTYYHPGNASIALAGDVDAEDAVALVARYFGDIPRGPDVGPVAVDTPALTGDVRLVLEDRVEFPRLYLAWHSAALFADGDAELDLLGDLLANGKTSRLYRALVFDRRVAVDVAAFQNSRELSGFFLVTATAAPGHGLGEIDAAITHEIARITDEGPTPDELERGLAQAEAQFVYRLQTVGGFSGKSDQLNAYNTFVGDPGFFTEDLERYRAVDAGHIRRAAGRLARDRRVALSVVPRGRGELALLGSSPAVVS encoded by the coding sequence ATGCAGATTCCCTACACGAAGCGCACCCTGTCGAACGGCCTCGACGTCATCGTGCACGAGGACCGCGACCTGCCCATCGTGGCGGTCAACCTGTGGTACCACGTCGGGTCGAAGAACGAGCAGCGCGGCCGCACCGGGTTCGCGCACCTCTTCGAGCACCTGATGTTCGAGGGCTCGGCCCACCACGACAAGGGGTACTTCCCGCCGTTGCAGGAGGCGGGCGCTTCGCTCAACGGTTCGACCAACGCCGACCGCACCAACTACTGGGAGGTCGTGCCGACGGGCGCGCTCGACCTCGCCCTGTGGATGGAGTCGGACCGCATGGGCTTCCTGCTGCCGGCGCTCACGCGCGAGAAGTTCGAGAACCAGCGCGACGTGGTGCTCAACGAGCGCCGCCAGAACTACGAGAACCGCCCGTACGGCCTGGCGATGATGGCCATCGCCTCGGCGCTCTACCCCGAGTCGCACCCGTACAGCTGGTCGACCATCGGGAGCCCGGACGACCTCGTCGCCGCGAGGCTCGACGAGGTGCACGACTTCTTCTCGACCTACTATCATCCCGGCAACGCGTCGATCGCGCTCGCGGGCGACGTCGACGCCGAGGATGCGGTGGCGCTCGTCGCCCGCTACTTCGGCGACATCCCGCGCGGTCCCGATGTCGGCCCGGTCGCCGTCGACACGCCGGCGCTCACCGGCGACGTCAGGCTCGTGCTCGAGGACCGCGTCGAGTTCCCGCGCCTCTATCTCGCGTGGCATTCGGCCGCGCTCTTCGCCGATGGCGATGCCGAGCTCGACCTGCTCGGCGACCTGCTCGCCAACGGCAAGACCTCGCGGCTCTACCGCGCGCTCGTCTTCGACCGCCGGGTCGCGGTCGACGTCGCGGCCTTTCAGAACTCCCGCGAGCTGTCGGGGTTCTTCCTCGTCACGGCGACGGCGGCTCCCGGGCACGGACTCGGCGAGATCGACGCGGCCATCACGCACGAGATCGCGCGGATCACCGACGAGGGGCCGACTCCGGACGAGCTCGAGCGCGGCCTGGCGCAGGCCGAGGCGCAGTTCGTCTACCGGCTCCAGACGGTGGGGGGGTTCAGCGGCAAGTCGGATCAACTGAACGCGTACAACACCTTCGTCGGCGACCCGGGGTTCTTCACCGAGGATCTCGAGCGCTACCGCGCGGTCGACGCCGGTCACATCCGGCGCGCGGCCGGGCGTCTCGCGCGCGACCGGCGGGTCGCTCTGTCGGTCGTGCCCCGCGGCCGCGGTGAACTGGCCCTGCTCGGGTCGTCGCCGGCGGTGGTCTCGTGA
- a CDS encoding insulinase family protein — protein MSVDRSRLPVPGHDRAFRFPHVERTTLESGLRVWTVERRDVPVLALLLVVPTGSVDDPPDRPGLASLTADLLDEGSGDRTAVDMHDALARIGAQFDTEASCDATLVTLVTLSRFRDEGLRLAADIVFRPRLGLADFERVRELRRNRLAQLRDVPGAVAERVFAEQVFGAHTYGHLPVGTETALAAVTLDEVQAFHRAQYRLDHTVLIAVGDASASDVVASVRAAFDGVPCASALAGREPGASMKVPPAARRLVTVHRPGAPQSELRIGRVAASRHTPDYYALTVLNTVLGGQFVSRINLNLREDKGYTYGARSSFDFRRQPGPFVVQASVQTDATADAVREVFRELDDIGSTRPASERELVLARAALTRGYPRNFETAEQVARAIAQLALYGLPDDYFDSFVDRVRAVRIDEVTDAARRYLPAAGMLAIVVGDCDRIVAPLEGLGFAQVAMATAE, from the coding sequence GTGAGCGTCGACCGTTCGCGGCTGCCCGTGCCGGGCCACGATCGGGCCTTCCGCTTCCCGCACGTCGAGCGCACGACCCTCGAGAGCGGGCTGCGCGTGTGGACCGTCGAGCGGCGCGACGTGCCGGTGCTGGCTCTGCTGCTCGTCGTGCCCACCGGCTCGGTCGACGACCCGCCCGACCGGCCGGGGCTCGCCTCGCTGACGGCCGACCTGCTCGACGAGGGCAGCGGCGACCGCACGGCGGTCGACATGCACGACGCGCTCGCGCGCATCGGCGCGCAGTTCGACACCGAGGCGAGCTGCGACGCGACGCTCGTCACGCTGGTGACGTTGTCCCGCTTCCGCGACGAGGGCCTGCGCCTCGCGGCCGACATCGTGTTCCGCCCGCGGCTCGGGCTCGCCGACTTCGAGCGCGTGCGCGAGTTGAGGCGCAACCGGCTCGCGCAACTGCGCGACGTGCCCGGGGCGGTGGCCGAGCGCGTCTTCGCGGAACAGGTGTTCGGTGCCCATACGTACGGGCACCTGCCCGTCGGCACCGAGACGGCCCTCGCGGCCGTCACGCTCGACGAGGTGCAGGCGTTCCACCGCGCCCAGTACCGTCTCGATCACACGGTGCTCATCGCCGTCGGCGACGCCAGCGCGTCCGACGTCGTCGCCTCGGTGCGCGCGGCCTTCGACGGGGTACCCTGCGCGTCGGCCCTGGCGGGGCGAGAGCCCGGGGCGTCGATGAAGGTTCCGCCCGCCGCGAGACGCCTCGTGACCGTGCACCGTCCCGGAGCGCCGCAGTCGGAACTGCGCATCGGTCGCGTCGCGGCGAGCCGTCACACGCCCGACTACTACGCGCTGACGGTGTTGAACACGGTGCTCGGCGGCCAGTTCGTGAGCCGCATCAACCTGAACCTCCGCGAGGACAAGGGCTACACCTACGGCGCCAGGTCCAGCTTCGACTTCCGGCGTCAGCCCGGGCCTTTCGTCGTCCAGGCGAGCGTGCAGACCGACGCGACGGCCGACGCCGTCCGCGAGGTGTTCCGGGAGCTCGACGACATCGGCAGCACGCGGCCAGCCTCGGAGCGGGAGCTCGTCCTCGCCCGTGCCGCGCTCACCCGCGGCTACCCGCGCAACTTCGAGACCGCCGAACAGGTGGCCCGGGCCATCGCCCAGCTCGCGTTGTACGGCCTGCCCGACGACTACTTCGACAGCTTCGTCGACCGCGTGCGCGCGGTCCGCATCGACGAGGTGACCGACGCGGCGCGGCGATACCTCCCGGCGGCCGGCATGCTGGCGATCGTCGTTGGCGACTGCGATCGCATCGTGGCGCCGCTCGAGGGCCTCGGCTTCGCGCAGGTGGCCATGGCCACCGCGGAGTGA
- a CDS encoding zinc-binding dehydrogenase, which produces MFATRFHEHGGPEVLRHEEVADPRIGPGEVLVRVRACALNHLDLWQRRGLEKVRIPLPHVSGADVAGEVVDGGPPGQRVLLQPGLSCGRCQACLSGDDNLCASYDVLGYMSDGGYAELVRVPAANVVELPDHVSFVDAAAFPLTFLTAWHMLATRARIVAGEQVLVLAAGSGVGQAAIQIARLFGARVIATAGGDAKLERARALGADEVIDHHAQDLVPEVRRLTAGRGVDVVVEHVGEATWARSVRCLARGGRLVTCGATTGPRGDLDLRYLFARQISLVGSYMGTKGELLRVARLFFAGRLRPAVDSRFPLSAAADAHRRLEAGLAFGKVVLEC; this is translated from the coding sequence ATGTTCGCCACGCGCTTCCACGAACACGGCGGTCCCGAGGTGCTGCGGCACGAGGAGGTGGCCGACCCACGGATCGGCCCGGGCGAGGTGCTGGTCCGGGTGCGCGCCTGCGCGCTCAATCACCTCGACCTCTGGCAGCGCCGTGGCCTCGAGAAGGTGCGCATTCCGTTGCCGCACGTCTCCGGCGCCGACGTCGCGGGCGAGGTCGTCGACGGCGGCCCGCCGGGGCAACGGGTCCTGCTGCAGCCGGGCCTCAGTTGCGGCCGCTGCCAGGCGTGCCTCTCGGGCGACGACAACCTCTGCGCCTCGTACGACGTCCTCGGGTACATGTCCGACGGCGGCTACGCCGAGCTGGTCCGAGTACCGGCCGCCAACGTCGTGGAACTGCCCGACCACGTGTCGTTCGTCGACGCGGCAGCCTTCCCGCTGACGTTCCTGACCGCCTGGCACATGCTCGCCACGCGGGCCCGGATCGTGGCCGGCGAGCAGGTGCTCGTGCTCGCGGCCGGGAGCGGGGTGGGCCAGGCCGCGATTCAGATCGCGCGCCTCTTCGGCGCCCGAGTGATTGCGACGGCCGGCGGAGACGCCAAGCTCGAACGGGCCAGGGCGCTCGGCGCCGACGAGGTGATCGACCACCACGCCCAGGACCTCGTGCCGGAGGTGCGGCGCCTCACCGCCGGCCGCGGCGTCGACGTCGTCGTCGAGCACGTCGGCGAGGCCACGTGGGCCCGCAGCGTGCGGTGTCTCGCCCGCGGCGGACGCCTCGTCACCTGCGGCGCCACGACCGGCCCCCGCGGCGACCTCGACCTGCGGTATCTCTTCGCCCGTCAGATCTCGCTCGTCGGCTCGTACATGGGCACCAAGGGTGAACTGCTGCGGGTAGCCCGGTTGTTCTTCGCCGGACGGCTGCGACCGGCCGTCGACTCGCGCTTTCCCCTGTCCGCCGCCGCCGATGCGCACCGCCGGCTCGAGGCGGGTCTGGCATTCGGCAAGGTGGTGCTCGAGTGCTGA
- a CDS encoding abhydrolase domain-containing 18 encodes MIAPIFHAWERRLASVTTDRVVRPFEWGADWIPQNGLPPAAPAVDRLAAFASEAMADSDGFFSPAPTDDYHFDAPRGALRFPSAFITPHPENNTVHARFFPARVKAGEPPDRRRAVVVLPQWNADPEGHVGLCRLLAWFGINTLRLSLPYHDARMPPELHRADYIVSANLGRTLQVCRQAVLDARRAIQWLAATGHERVGVLGTSLGSCLAMLTACHEPLVRAAALNHISPYFADVVWRGLSTAHVRQGLDGHVDLDLLRRLWMPISPKAYIDRLRGRRVLLVYAKYDLSFPIDLSKTLVDEFRARGLEPEVAVLPCGHYSTGLSPFKWMDGYVLTRFLHTSLSG; translated from the coding sequence ATGATTGCGCCGATCTTCCACGCGTGGGAGCGCCGGCTCGCCTCGGTCACGACCGACCGCGTGGTCCGGCCGTTCGAGTGGGGCGCTGACTGGATCCCGCAGAACGGCCTGCCACCGGCCGCGCCGGCGGTCGACCGCCTCGCCGCGTTCGCCTCGGAGGCGATGGCCGACTCGGACGGGTTCTTCTCCCCGGCGCCAACCGACGACTACCACTTCGACGCGCCGCGGGGCGCGCTGCGGTTCCCGAGCGCGTTCATCACCCCGCATCCCGAGAACAACACGGTGCACGCGCGGTTCTTCCCCGCGCGGGTCAAGGCCGGCGAGCCGCCCGACCGACGACGCGCCGTGGTCGTGCTGCCGCAGTGGAACGCCGACCCCGAGGGACACGTCGGCCTGTGCCGTCTGCTCGCCTGGTTCGGCATCAACACGCTGCGGCTGAGCCTGCCCTACCACGACGCGCGCATGCCTCCCGAACTGCACCGCGCCGACTACATCGTGAGCGCGAACCTGGGACGCACGCTGCAGGTGTGCCGCCAGGCCGTGCTCGATGCCCGTCGGGCGATCCAGTGGCTGGCAGCCACCGGGCACGAGCGGGTCGGCGTCCTCGGCACGAGCCTCGGCTCGTGCCTCGCGATGCTCACCGCGTGCCACGAGCCGCTCGTGCGGGCCGCCGCGCTCAACCACATCTCGCCGTACTTCGCCGACGTCGTCTGGCGCGGGCTCTCGACCGCGCACGTGCGCCAGGGGCTCGACGGCCATGTCGATCTCGACCTGCTGCGCCGGTTGTGGATGCCCATCAGCCCGAAGGCGTACATCGACCGCCTGCGGGGCCGGCGCGTGCTGCTCGTCTACGCCAAGTACGACCTGTCGTTCCCCATCGACCTGTCGAAGACACTGGTGGACGAATTCCGGGCGAGGGGCCTCGAGCCCGAGGTCGCCGTGCTGCCATGCGGCCACTACAGCACGGGCCTGTCGCCCTTCAAGTGGATGGACGGATACGTCCTGACGAGATTCCTCCACACGAGCCTGTCGGGCTGA
- a CDS encoding peptidylprolyl isomerase translates to MTQPAGIYARFATTEGDFLVRFFDEHAPATVANFVELAEGTREWRHPATGQTERRPFFDGLVFHRVIDGFVIQGGDPLGTGTGGPGYRFADEFHPTLRHDRAGILSMANAGPNTNGSQFFVTLGPTPHLDNRHSVFGEVIEGLDVVARIGKVPTGRGDRPLTDVVMTRVTIERV, encoded by the coding sequence ATGACACAGCCCGCAGGCATCTACGCCCGATTCGCGACCACGGAGGGCGACTTCCTGGTCAGGTTCTTCGACGAGCACGCGCCCGCCACCGTGGCCAACTTCGTCGAGCTCGCTGAGGGAACGCGCGAATGGCGCCATCCGGCCACCGGCCAGACCGAGCGTCGCCCGTTCTTCGATGGCCTCGTGTTCCACCGCGTCATCGACGGGTTCGTCATCCAGGGTGGCGACCCGCTCGGCACCGGCACCGGTGGCCCGGGCTACCGCTTCGCCGACGAGTTCCACCCCACCCTCCGGCACGACCGGGCAGGCATCCTCTCGATGGCCAACGCGGGGCCCAACACCAACGGCAGCCAGTTCTTCGTCACGCTCGGCCCGACGCCGCACCTCGACAACCGCCATTCGGTGTTCGGCGAGGTGATCGAGGGCCTCGACGTCGTCGCGCGGATCGGCAAGGTGCCCACCGGACGCGGTGACCGGCCCCTGACCGACGTCGTGATGACCCGCGTGACGATCGAACGCGTCTGA